One genomic window of Sporosarcina ureae includes the following:
- a CDS encoding NfeD family protein, with translation MSKMIRSVFLLILFIGTIALPFIHSDAAETKVYRVPLHQEVEKGLHAFLQRSFKEAKAEGAETIVLDIDTPGGFVDAADQIAKLMETTDDVKIVAFINDRALSAGAFLALYADEIYMTPNGSIGAAQVIDGSGNAAETKANSYWLAQMKNAAKHSDRDPQYALAMANPEIDLPDLRAQKGELLTLTADEAEQVGYSEGTVASFDELLKKLDLEDAQVISTTETFTEKMARFITNPVVVPILLSVASLGLIVELYSPGFGVPGSMGLTALFLFFYGHTVAGLAGYETLLLFLLGVALIIAEFFVAGGIAGIFGILAIIGSILLAGTNLAFMAISVLIAIAVACIGAVVIMKFFGKKLHLLNKIILMDTMDTESGYVSNKNRNELLQKVATTITPLYPSGVAELDGERIDVVSEGRYIESGKKVVVVAVEGFRIVVREMKEEEQGL, from the coding sequence ATGTCTAAAATGATTAGGTCAGTTTTTCTGCTCATTTTATTCATCGGTACAATCGCATTGCCTTTTATACACTCAGATGCAGCTGAAACAAAAGTATATCGAGTACCCCTTCATCAAGAAGTAGAAAAGGGGCTGCATGCTTTCCTACAGCGTTCATTCAAAGAAGCCAAAGCTGAAGGTGCAGAGACGATTGTGCTGGATATAGACACTCCAGGAGGGTTTGTAGACGCTGCTGATCAAATCGCAAAACTGATGGAAACAACGGATGATGTGAAAATTGTTGCTTTCATCAACGATCGTGCACTATCTGCCGGAGCTTTCCTTGCGCTCTATGCAGATGAAATCTACATGACACCAAACGGTTCGATCGGTGCTGCACAAGTCATCGATGGTTCTGGAAATGCAGCAGAAACGAAAGCCAATAGTTATTGGTTGGCGCAAATGAAAAATGCCGCAAAGCACTCAGACCGTGATCCACAATATGCACTAGCAATGGCAAATCCTGAAATTGATCTGCCGGACTTGCGTGCGCAAAAAGGGGAACTTCTGACTCTCACTGCTGACGAAGCAGAACAGGTAGGGTACAGTGAAGGTACAGTGGCTTCATTTGATGAGTTACTTAAGAAGCTGGATTTGGAAGACGCGCAAGTTATTTCTACAACGGAAACATTTACAGAGAAAATGGCGCGATTCATCACCAATCCGGTCGTTGTACCGATTTTACTTTCTGTTGCAAGTCTCGGACTGATTGTAGAATTATATTCACCAGGCTTCGGTGTGCCGGGAAGTATGGGGTTAACAGCTCTGTTTTTATTCTTCTATGGACATACAGTAGCGGGGCTCGCGGGTTATGAAACATTGTTATTATTCCTGCTCGGCGTTGCACTCATTATTGCCGAATTCTTTGTAGCGGGGGGAATAGCGGGTATCTTCGGGATCTTGGCTATCATAGGAAGTATTTTATTGGCAGGCACAAACTTGGCATTCATGGCAATCTCGGTGCTAATTGCGATAGCCGTAGCATGTATAGGAGCAGTGGTTATTATGAAATTCTTCGGTAAAAAACTTCATCTGTTGAATAAAATCATTTTAATGGATACGATGGATACTGAAAGCGGTTATGTCTCCAATAAAAATCGTAATGAATTGTTGCAGAAAGTTGCCACAACCATTACACCACTTTATCCATCGGGTGTTGCCGAGTTGGACGGTGAACGAATCGATGTAGTATCAGAAGGTCGGTATATCGAGAGTGGTAAAAAAGTAGTTGTCGTAGCAGTAGAAGGCTTTAGAATTGTAGTTAGAGAGATGAAAGAGGAGGAACAAGGCTTATGA